One segment of Carya illinoinensis cultivar Pawnee chromosome 1, C.illinoinensisPawnee_v1, whole genome shotgun sequence DNA contains the following:
- the LOC122291694 gene encoding immediate early response 3-interacting protein 1-like: protein MGLWTLLEGCLLLANALAILNEDRFLAPRGWSFSEFSGGKTKSFKGQLIGLIYATQYLRVPLILLNFICIVVKLVSG from the coding sequence ATGGGTTTATGGACATTATTGGAGGGATGTCTGCTTCTTGCTAATGCATTGGCAATATTAAATGAGGACCGCTTCCTGGCACCTCGTGGATGGAGCTTCTCAGAATTCTCAGGGGGCAAGACAAAGTCATTTAAGGGGCAGCTTATAGGTCTTATCTATGCAACCCAGTACTTAAGAGTTCCCCTCATACTGCTAAATTTCATCTGCATTGTTGTGAAGTTGGTATCAGGATGA
- the LOC122291757 gene encoding 60S ribosomal protein L35a-1, giving the protein MVKGRQGERVRLYVRGTILGYKRSKSNQYPNTSLIQVEGVNTKEEVAWYAGKRMAYIYKAKVKKNGTHYRCIWGKVTRPHGNSGIVRAKFKSNLPPKSMGARVRVFMYPSNI; this is encoded by the exons ATGGTGAAGGGACGCCAAGGAGAGCGAGTCAG GCTTTATGTCAGAGGAACAATCCTCGGCTACAAGAG GTCCAAGTCCAACCAATACCCGAACACTTCCCTCATCCAGGTTGAGGGGGTGAACACCAAGGAGGAGGTTGCATGGTACGCTGGTAAGCGCATGGCTTATATCTACAAGGCCAAGGTGAAGAAGAATGGAACTCACTACCGCTGCATTTGGGGTAAGGTGACCAGGCCTCATGGTAACAGCGGTATTGTTCGTGCTAAGTTCAAGTCGAATCTTCCACCGAAATCCATG GGGGCTAGAGTTAGGGTTTTCATGTACCCCAGCAATATATGA